One segment of Babesia bigemina genome assembly Bbig001, chromosome : II DNA contains the following:
- a CDS encoding elongation factor Tu GTP binding domain containing protein, putative: MFISAHARYLDFGGFGRDLLLISVLFATVTPAVSGIRHQACGHDSFWTPSSLGRCGFQRQLCTKDAYIPPPAYRNFVDQGWRGTTWEYGASADKEVRIHGLRSTPDGAAFGNVSFSAGPKFPSSQAYQAPIGQYSYSGYYVNEYDSGVRPHANRYAYRSFNDGTQGGYSYANMRNHAYGHPPFPGNSYQTQVSYDRAVGYGAYHSYPGYDRHRGPATRYGMQKWHSSSGFPNKRPYHPGMARFSPAADGRHAPFEATRDTRARGGVYGSENVREFSADDEKEQYGESGLTNREYFCSFRVYNQLTWMNDFTPHEEWPGVSKLKHGEVFNVMIRHWMTPVRAVALSLDKMAECCLVADGIPPELSTPTVKTHFKADKIVQVKLKWPQEFDDKGRPLVVMHFPNGDPPASYSAGDLAWSIPLMINGNQAIMKLEDSNHVALMYLCELGAPLIDNKRYGFADFLGKGERIQLQITHTPHHPDHITYRACVPWASPKRLEWARKFPEIKEMLAPCEYNRNFLNVIARSPAYRNMSFGNPEMPPSDYKPEPHGSNQKDIYSFLPTAEKPLSISEFTKSIGGKLKDVLRYLLLQTKSPVDPNTPIPVNLAKTIYNFVSGRTEFNDIDTYARAYEIDQLKEKSIVVSLERPPVVVLMGHINHGKTALFDMLTGTCNVEKEPGQITQMVRTHSLTGERAMTLIDTPGHEVFDAMRRCGATIADIALVVVDSTEGLMKQTRESINLCKQLGIPFIVAATKCDLPNARNRAEELALQLSEEGVVIEGLGGDIQFLQVSAKEDTDSAKQSIVDAIMLQAAASDDHVVTESPGTIGRGYILDSGKGNRTPPFCLAIVKQGKIAKDSYFVSGKTIAKIKGLKTHAGKRVTSAVPSQAILVEGFEDGILPTPGDSFVVYTDEESARVLTDDKIDTEREQVAATELQRIIYEGIDALAGRATEDTTVKRVPALVKGATQGLVDALKHALSALNVQGMMSTAVYEIVEATAGPIYQSDITSAYGANAVILALDSPLRVDAKSDAKKHNVTVVSSEVIYDLMEKARELLAQRLGDRLLTTPYGSARVLKVFDAAKVRLPSTEPYTALQNAKAAGCVVLKGRIPKNSAIRVLRNNRPVYAGKIASLRHTTDSTDEAVEAQSCGMTFEGWNDVQVNDVVEAYEP, translated from the exons ATGTTCATCTCGGCTCATGCGCGTTACCTCGACTTTGGCGGATTCGGGCGCGACCTTCTGCTCATATCCGTTCTGTTTGCAACCGTAACTCCGGCTGTAAGCGGCATtcggcaccaggcgtgtgGACACGACTCCTTTTGGACGCCGTCCAGCCTGGGTAGGTGTGGATTCCAACGGCAACTCTGCACCAAGGATGCCTACATACCGCCACCAGCGTATCGCAACTTCGTAGATCAGGGATGGCGCGGCACCACCTGGGAATACGGCGCATCCGCCGATAAGGAGGTCAGGATTCACGGGCTTCGCAGCACCCCCGATGGAGCGGCATTCGGCAATGTCTCCTTTAGCGCAGGCCCAAAATTTCCGTCGAGCCAAGCGTATCAAGCGCCCATCGGGCAATACAGCTACTCGGGTTATTACGTTAACGAATACGACAGCGGGGTAAGGCCGCATGCCAACCGATACGCATACCGGTCGTTCAACGATGGGACGCAAGGCGGGTATTCCTATGCGAACATGCGCAACCACGCGTATGGGCATCCTCCATTCCCCGGTAATTCGTATCAAACCCAGGTGTCGTATGATCGCGCAGTTGGATATGGTGCGTACCACTCATACCCGGGCTATGATCGCCACCGCGGCCCTGCTACCCGCTACGGAATGCAAAAGTGGCACTCGTCGTCAGGATTCCCCAACAAGAGGCCATATCACCCGGGCATGGCGAGGTTCTCGCCAGCGGCGGATGGGCGGCATGCGCCCTTCGAAGCAACTAGGGATACGCGCGCCAGAGGCGGCGTGTATGGTAGTGAGAATGTGAGAGAGTTCTCAGCCGACGACGAAAAGGAGCAATACGGAGAGTCTGGGCTCACAAACAGGGAGTACTTCTGCTCGTTTCGTGTGTACAATCAGCTGACGTGGATGAACGACTTCACACCACACGAGGAATGGCCGGGCGTGTCGAAACTGAAGCACGGGGAGGTGTTCAACGTCATGATTCGTCATTGGATGACACCGGTGCGTGCTGTTGCCCTGTCGCTTGACAAGATGGCCGAGTGctgcctggttgccgacGGCATCCCCCCTGAGCTGTCGACCCCGACGGTGAAAACGCATTTCAAGGCCGACAAGATCGTGCAGGTGAAGCTGAAATGGCCGCAGGAGTTTGACGACAAGGGCAGGCCCCTTGTGGTGATGCATTTCCCGAATGGTGACCCACCGGCGTCGTACAGCGCCGGCGACCTCGCGTGGAGCATCCCGCTGATGATCAACGGCAACCAGGCCATCATGAAGCTCGAAGACAGCAACCATGTCGCGCTGATGTACCTCTGCGAGTTGGGTGCGCCCTTGATCGACAACAAGCGTTACGGTTTTGCGGATTTCCTGGGAAAAGGCGAACGGATCCAGTTGCAGATCACGCATACGCCGCATCATCCAGATCATATCACCTACCGTGCGTGCGTGCCGTGGGCGTCGCCCAAGAGGCTGGAGTGGGCCCGGAAGTTTCCTGAAATAAAGGAGATGCTCGCGCCTTGCG AGTACAACCGCAACTTCTTGAATGTTATTGCTCGCAGCCCCGCATATCGTAACATGAGTTTCGGCAACCCAGAGATGCCGCCGTCCGATTACAAGCCAGAGCCGCATGGCAGCAACCAGAAGGACATCTACTCGTTTCTTCCCACCGCGGAGAAGCCGCTCAGCATCAGCGAATTCACCAAAAGCATCGGCGGCAAGCTCAAAGACGTGCTCAGGTACCTCCTGCTGCAGACTAAATCGCCCGTGGACCCGAACACGCCCATACCCGTGAACCTGGCCAAGACGATCTACAACTTCGTGTCTGGCCGTACAGAGttcaacgacatcgacACGTATGCGAGGGCGTACGAGATCGACCAACTCAAGGAGAAGAGCATCGTCGTTAGTCTGGAGAGACCGCCGGTCGTTGTGCTGATGGGCCACATAAACCACGGCAAGACAGCGCTGTTCGACATGCTGACTGGCACCTGTAACGTCGAGAAGGAGCCCGGGCAGATCACGCAGATGGTCCGCACGCACAGCCTCACGGGCGAACGTGCGATGACGCTCATCGACACGCCCGGCCACGAGGTGTTCGACGCCATGCGCAGGTGCGGCGCGACCATCGCCGACATCGCGCTCGTAGTGGTGGACTCGACGGAGGGGCTGATGAAACAGACGCGCGAGTCCATCAACCTGTGCAAGCAGCTCGGCATCCCGTTCATCGTGGCCGCCACGAAATGCGACCTGCCGAATGCGCGCAACCGTGCTGAGGagctggcgctgcagctgagTGAAGAGGGCGTGGTGATCGAGGGTCTGGGTGGCGACATTCAGTTTCTGCAGGTGTCTGCAAAGGAAGACACTGACAGCGCGAAGCAATCGATCGTCGACGCCATCATGCTCCAGGCTGCTGCCAGTGACGACCACGTGGTAACGGAGTCGCCCGGCACCATCGGGAGGGGCTACATTCTCGACTCTGGCAAGGGCAACCGCACCCCGCCGTTCTGTCTGGCCATCGTCAAGCAGGGGAAGATCGCCAAGGACAGCTACTTCGTGTCAGGCAAAACCATCGCAAAAATTAAAGGTCTGAAGACGCACGCGGGCAAGCGCGTCACCAGCGCCGTGCCATCTCAGGCGATTTTGGTGGAGGGTTTCGAGGACGGAATCCTGCCGACCCCAGGCGACTCGTTTGTTGTCTACACCGACGAGGAAAGCGCGCGCGTGTTAACTGACGACAAGATCGACACTGAACGGGAACAGGTGGCGGCGACCGAACTGCAGCGCATAATATACGAGGGGATCGATGCGCTGGCTGGACGTGCAACCGAGGACACCACAGTCAAACGCGTGCCAGCGCTGGTAAAAGGCGCGACACAGGGCCTGGTGGACGCACTGAAGCACGCGTTATCCGCCTTGAATGTCCAGGGCATGATGAGCACTGCGGTGTACGAGATAGTGGAGGCGACGGCAGGCCCGATATACCAG TCGGACATAACATCGGCCTATGGCGCTAATGCGGTGATCCTCGCGCTAGACAGCCCACTGAGGGTGGATGCGAAG AGTGACGCCAAGAAACACAACGTCACGGTCGTCAGCAGTGAGGTTATCTACGACCTGATGGAGAAGGCTCGCGAGCTtctggcgcagcgcctcgGCGACCGGCTGCTGACTACGCCGTACGGCAGTGCGCGGGTACTGAAGGTGTTCGACGCAGCGAAGGTACGGCTACCGAGTACAGAACCATATACAGCGCTTCAGAATGCCAAGGCTGCTGGTTGTGTCGTCCTCAAAGGCAGAATCCCCAAGAACAGCGCCATCCGCGTTCTACGCAACAACAGGCCGGTATACGCG GGTAAAATAGCGTCGCTGAGACACACAACGGACAGTACCGATGAGGCGGTTGAGGCGCAGTCGTGCGGCATGACGTTCGAGGGGTGGAACGACGTGCAGGTCAACGACGTCGTGGAGGCTTATGAGCCGTAG